One segment of Pyxidicoccus xibeiensis DNA contains the following:
- a CDS encoding radical SAM protein — MSAARPLPQLVPWESCRALTCSVLPVRLACNLRCPFCFSRSSISALQHEKSDLLRLDLARYYRDARERGATRLVITGGGEPLLRPELVLHLVREGRRFFDELALFTNGTFLTRALAEELAEAGLSYVCWSRHAVDDADNRALMGKQAPLREAFLEAAKPLKVRATCVMAKGHVDGREEAWRYIRALAPLGVREFTFKHTYVAYEQSVFRESPADKWAREHQVEEDVFEGQGQVVGRLPWGPVIRRMEEVQVCYYREPTPQWEQENGTCRSLNLLSDGSVYASLEDSRSLLYRLSD, encoded by the coding sequence ATGAGCGCCGCCAGGCCCCTGCCCCAGCTCGTCCCCTGGGAGTCCTGCCGCGCGCTCACGTGCAGCGTGCTGCCGGTGCGGCTGGCGTGCAACCTGCGCTGCCCGTTCTGCTTCTCGCGCTCGTCCATCAGCGCGCTCCAGCACGAGAAGTCGGACCTGCTCCGCCTGGACCTCGCGCGCTACTACCGCGACGCGCGCGAGCGCGGAGCCACGCGTCTGGTCATCACCGGAGGCGGTGAGCCACTCCTCCGCCCGGAGCTGGTGCTGCACCTCGTGCGCGAGGGCCGCCGCTTCTTCGATGAGCTGGCGCTGTTCACCAACGGCACCTTCCTCACGCGAGCCCTCGCGGAGGAGCTGGCCGAGGCGGGCCTCTCCTACGTCTGCTGGTCGCGTCACGCGGTGGACGACGCGGACAACCGCGCGCTGATGGGCAAGCAGGCGCCGCTGCGCGAGGCCTTCCTGGAAGCAGCAAAACCACTGAAGGTCCGCGCCACCTGCGTCATGGCGAAGGGCCACGTGGACGGGCGCGAGGAGGCGTGGCGCTACATCCGCGCCCTGGCCCCGCTGGGCGTGCGCGAGTTCACCTTCAAGCACACCTACGTGGCCTACGAGCAGTCGGTGTTCCGCGAGTCCCCGGCGGATAAATGGGCGCGCGAGCACCAGGTGGAAGAAGACGTCTTCGAGGGTCAGGGACAGGTGGTGGGACGCCTGCCCTGGGGCCCGGTCATCCGTCGTATGGAAGAGGTGCAGGTTTGTTACTACCGGGAGCCGACGCCGCAATGGGAGCAGGAGAACGGGACATGTCGCTCGCTGAATCTCCTGTCGGACGGGAGCGTGTACGCCTCACTGGAGGACTCGCGGAGCCTGTTGTATCGGCTGAGCGACTAG
- a CDS encoding PLP-dependent aminotransferase family protein yields the protein METFRPLLPVGYAAGAEAYRRAAEGLTADDLTQHYTRGLRFFHDELVPRVKARLSALSGGVWRFDDYVAFAAGSDCDFMSHLVEAVAAREPVRLYPGDWHGFTVGCTQQEGIRWDAESPGALACLCIPSVRNGHVTEEMLAFLGASPHSLLNLNLYPTLSATERTEVASQLLPLLPRAVLSISFSRGFGLTASQLGVALVHKDHPYRKRFETQWNWHTYFFNAIAARAFMAVDLERMQAVDAERRAWVHTWLAEHGLPVVESGSYYVKSFRVQGALPEHLRPLHRDGVVRLCFKPPQVG from the coding sequence GTGGAGACCTTCCGTCCGCTGCTGCCGGTGGGGTACGCGGCGGGGGCGGAGGCCTACCGGCGCGCGGCGGAGGGGCTGACGGCGGACGACCTGACGCAGCACTACACGCGGGGCCTGCGCTTCTTCCACGACGAGCTGGTGCCCAGGGTGAAGGCGCGGCTGAGCGCGCTGAGCGGAGGGGTGTGGCGCTTCGACGACTACGTGGCCTTCGCGGCGGGCAGCGACTGCGACTTCATGAGCCACCTGGTGGAGGCGGTGGCCGCGAGGGAGCCGGTGCGCCTGTACCCCGGAGACTGGCACGGCTTCACGGTGGGCTGCACGCAGCAGGAGGGCATCCGCTGGGACGCGGAGTCGCCCGGAGCACTCGCGTGTCTGTGCATCCCCTCGGTGCGCAACGGCCACGTGACGGAGGAGATGCTGGCCTTCCTGGGGGCGTCACCGCACAGCCTGCTCAACCTGAACCTGTACCCCACGCTGTCCGCGACGGAGCGGACGGAGGTGGCGAGCCAGCTGCTGCCGCTGCTGCCGAGGGCGGTGCTGTCCATCAGCTTCAGCCGGGGCTTCGGGCTGACGGCGTCGCAGCTGGGCGTGGCGCTGGTGCACAAGGACCACCCGTACCGGAAGCGCTTCGAGACGCAGTGGAACTGGCACACGTACTTCTTCAACGCCATCGCGGCGCGGGCCTTCATGGCGGTGGACCTGGAGCGGATGCAGGCGGTGGACGCCGAGCGCCGCGCCTGGGTGCACACGTGGCTGGCGGAGCACGGGCTGCCGGTGGTGGAGAGCGGCAGCTACTACGTGAAGTCCTTCCGCGTGCAGGGAGCGCTGCCCGAGCACCTGCGTCCGCTGCACCGTGACGGGGTGGTGCGGCTGTGCTTCAAGCCGCCGCAGGTGGGGTAG